In Ammoniphilus sp. CFH 90114, the DNA window AGAAGAGGATGTAACTATAGTCCTGCCTGCAGGAAGGGATAAAATTTAGACCATAAGAAAGAAGCTGCATGAAGGGAGACGAGATCCCTAGATGCAGCTTCTTTTTTCCTTTATACAGCCTTTGGATTGTTTTGGTCGTGTTGGATTGTAGTCTTTGCCTTCTTGTTCAGCAAGGTCCCAATGCTAATAACCAAGACCACCGTAACGATCGGTACGATCCAAGATGCACCTGGGAACGTAATGTAGGAGTTAACCAGCTTATCGTGCATGACCATGGTTCCTGCGGTATAGGCCAGAATACCAGCCCCAACGGTAACGATAATTGGGAAGCGATTCATCAAAGAAGAAATCCATTTACTTCCCCAAACGACGATCGGGACACTAATGGCTAACCCAAGGACGACTAGCACCATATTCCCGTGCGCCGCTCCTGCAATAGCCAAGACATTGTCAAGTCCCATGATGAGGTCGGCGACAATAATGGTCTGAACGGCCTGTCTTAGGGTCATTCCAGCTACAATACCTTCCGTTTCCTCTTCATTCTTCATGAGTTTAATAGCGACATAGATAAGCAATAGCCCACCAATGGCCTGAAGGAGCGGAACCTTCATTAACCAAACCGCTACGAGTGTTAAAATGATACGGATAATGACGGCTCCAAAAGTTCCCCATAAA includes these proteins:
- a CDS encoding TerC family protein, with the translated sequence MFFEPEFWMALLTIIAIDLVLAGDNAVVIALASRNLPLEQRNKAILWGTFGAVIIRIILTLVAVWLMKVPLLQAIGGLLLIYVAIKLMKNEEETEGIVAGMTLRQAVQTIIVADLIMGLDNVLAIAGAAHGNMVLVVLGLAISVPIVVWGSKWISSLMNRFPIIVTVGAGILAYTAGTMVMHDKLVNSYITFPGASWIVPIVTVVLVISIGTLLNKKAKTTIQHDQNNPKAV